One Gordonia zhaorongruii DNA segment encodes these proteins:
- a CDS encoding helix-turn-helix domain-containing protein — translation MCCVSGTVEFVAARLSEPLEWSTFAYSFGHRLVTVRNARAMSQDELSERSGIHRNQISNLERATSNREPHVSDPKLSTVYRLARALEVPPAYLLPDLRSLVPVRSAEQASTADLSTVETRLRTVIERHAAGEVANLETIDPGYIAITRDQHSDTGLPTKAADETRE, via the coding sequence ATGTGTTGTGTGTCCGGCACGGTTGAATTCGTGGCGGCGAGACTATCGGAACCCCTGGAATGGAGTACATTCGCGTACTCATTCGGGCACCGACTCGTCACTGTTCGGAACGCCCGCGCGATGTCGCAGGATGAACTGTCCGAACGGTCTGGGATCCACCGCAATCAGATATCGAATCTCGAACGGGCAACCAGTAATCGGGAACCGCACGTCTCGGATCCGAAACTGTCGACGGTGTACCGGCTGGCGCGTGCTCTGGAAGTACCGCCCGCGTACCTGCTTCCGGATCTGCGGTCGCTCGTTCCAGTCCGATCGGCTGAACAAGCGTCGACGGCTGATCTATCGACGGTCGAGACCCGGCTGCGGACCGTCATCGAGCGCCATGCGGCAGGCGAGGTTGCGAACCTCGAGACAATCGATCCCGGCTACATTGCGATCACTCGAGACCAGCATTCGGATACCGGACTACCGACTAAGGCAGCCGACGAAACAAGGGAGTAG
- a CDS encoding cystathionine beta-synthase, translated as MRIANHVVDLVGNTPLVKLNSVIKDGAGLVAAKVEYLNPGGSSKDRIATRMIDAAEESGELKPGGTIVEPTSGNTGVGLALVAQQRGYKCVFVCPDKVAEDKRNVLRAYGAEVIVCPTAVPPEHPDSYYNVSDRLAEELPGGWKPNQYANLNGPLSHYETTGPEIWNDTDGKVTHFVAGVGTGGTITGTGRYLKEASDGRVKVVGVDPEGSVYSGGSGRPYLVEGVGEDFWPDAYDPTIPDEIIAVSDADSFEMTRRLAREEGLLVGGSCGMAVVAALEVAEREGPDAVVVVLLPDGGRGYMSKIFNDDWMSSYGFLRTPLDGKARDESTVGALLRGKSGSMPDLVHTHPQETVRDAVEILREYGVSQMPVVGAEPPIMAGEIAGAVTERDLLSAVFEGRAGLADPVSEHMGTAFPLIGSGERVSMAMKALSESDALMVIDEGKPIGVITRHDLLAFASTNPIPTLQEN; from the coding sequence ATGCGCATCGCCAATCACGTCGTGGACCTGGTCGGAAACACCCCGCTGGTCAAACTCAATTCGGTTATCAAGGACGGGGCGGGGCTCGTCGCAGCCAAGGTCGAGTACCTCAACCCGGGCGGTAGTTCCAAGGACCGCATCGCAACCCGGATGATCGACGCGGCCGAGGAATCCGGCGAATTGAAGCCAGGCGGCACCATTGTCGAGCCGACCTCGGGCAACACCGGTGTGGGACTTGCGCTGGTGGCGCAGCAGCGCGGTTACAAGTGCGTGTTCGTCTGCCCCGACAAGGTGGCGGAGGACAAGCGGAACGTGCTGCGCGCGTACGGCGCCGAGGTGATCGTCTGCCCGACGGCTGTCCCGCCCGAGCACCCGGACAGCTACTACAACGTCTCCGACCGGTTGGCAGAAGAGCTGCCCGGCGGCTGGAAGCCGAACCAGTACGCGAACCTCAACGGCCCGCTCAGCCACTACGAGACCACCGGCCCCGAGATCTGGAACGACACGGATGGCAAGGTGACGCACTTCGTCGCGGGCGTCGGCACCGGTGGAACCATCACCGGCACCGGCCGCTACCTCAAGGAGGCGTCGGACGGCCGCGTGAAGGTGGTCGGCGTCGACCCGGAGGGCTCCGTGTACTCGGGCGGCTCGGGCCGTCCGTACCTCGTCGAGGGTGTTGGCGAGGACTTCTGGCCGGACGCCTACGACCCGACGATCCCGGACGAGATCATCGCCGTCTCGGACGCTGACTCGTTCGAGATGACGCGTCGCCTCGCCCGCGAGGAGGGCCTTCTGGTCGGCGGCTCGTGCGGCATGGCCGTCGTCGCGGCCCTCGAAGTCGCCGAGCGTGAAGGCCCCGACGCCGTGGTCGTCGTGCTGCTTCCCGACGGTGGCCGCGGCTACATGTCGAAGATCTTCAACGACGACTGGATGAGCAGCTACGGCTTCCTCCGCACCCCGCTCGACGGGAAGGCTCGCGATGAGTCGACTGTCGGCGCCCTGCTGCGCGGGAAGTCCGGTTCGATGCCCGATCTGGTGCACACCCACCCGCAGGAGACGGTTCGTGACGCCGTCGAGATCCTCCGCGAGTACGGGGTGTCGCAGATGCCGGTCGTCGGTGCCGAGCCTCCGATCATGGCGGGCGAGATCGCCGGCGCGGTCACCGAGCGCGACCTGTTGAGCGCGGTGTTCGAGGGGCGCGCGGGTCTGGCGGATCCGGTCTCGGAACATATGGGCACCGCTTTCCCGTTGATCGGATCGGGTGAGCGTGTGTCCATGGCCATGAAGGCGCTCAGCGAATCGGATGCGCTGATGGTCATCGACGAGGGCAAGCCGATCGGCGTCATCACCCGCCACGACCTCCTGGCCTTCGCCAGCACGAACCCGATTCCGACACTGCAGGAGAACTGA
- a CDS encoding thioredoxin domain-containing protein — protein sequence MKETEPEASSRATGAEGARGNLLGASSSPYLRQHAANPVHWQEWGDDAFGEARRRDVPVLLSIGYAACHWCHVMAHETFEDDVLAAQMNENFVCIKVDREERPDIDSIYMSATLAMTGQGGWPMTSFLTPDGDPFYCGTYFPPQPRGGMPGFGDVMDAITRTWTTRRDEVILAGGKITEHLRANASTLPDGPQLDVQLLADAVDQVLAAEDPIASGFGGAPKFPPSAMLEGLLRASEYTGDPAGLDATRRTCHAMARGGIYDQLAGGFARYAVDGAWVVPHFEKMLYDNAQLLRAYAHLARRTDDPLAVRVTQETVAFLDEALWTGTGYASSLDADTEGVEGLTYVWRPTELVEVLGADDGAWAAETFTVTDEGTFEHGTSTLQLLRDPDDAARYASVRHRLLQARAQRPQPDRDDKVVTGWNALTVTALVEAGVALDRPEWIDRAAECASSLLNVHLVDGDLRRSSLDGSAANPLGALDDYAALATALFTLHSVTGDDSWRTAGTTILDRAIEVFAVKDEPGAWYDAHPGGLLLRPRDPIDGATPSGASLIAEALLTGAAVTDTADQSRYLALADATLARAGIVLAKAARSAGHWLAVAQAYVAGPIQVGVAQTAGSDGGLAASIRRSAPGGAVVLAGAEDSTPILIGRGPVDRDGGSADAAYVCRGAVCALPVTSLDDVDAWN from the coding sequence ATGAAGGAAACGGAACCGGAAGCTAGCAGCAGAGCCACGGGCGCAGAGGGCGCACGCGGCAACCTGCTCGGCGCCTCGTCGAGCCCCTACCTGCGACAGCACGCGGCCAACCCGGTCCACTGGCAGGAGTGGGGCGACGACGCATTCGGCGAAGCGCGTCGACGCGACGTTCCGGTCCTGCTCTCGATCGGGTACGCGGCCTGTCACTGGTGCCACGTGATGGCGCACGAGACGTTCGAGGACGACGTGCTCGCGGCCCAGATGAACGAGAACTTCGTGTGCATCAAGGTCGACCGCGAGGAACGCCCCGATATCGACTCGATCTACATGTCGGCCACCCTCGCCATGACCGGTCAAGGCGGCTGGCCGATGACCTCGTTCCTCACCCCGGACGGCGATCCGTTCTACTGCGGCACGTACTTCCCGCCGCAGCCGCGCGGGGGCATGCCGGGCTTCGGGGATGTCATGGACGCCATCACGCGAACCTGGACCACCAGGCGCGACGAGGTGATCCTCGCAGGCGGCAAGATCACCGAGCATCTGCGCGCCAACGCATCCACCCTTCCGGACGGGCCGCAGCTCGACGTCCAACTGCTCGCCGACGCAGTGGATCAGGTTCTCGCCGCCGAGGACCCGATCGCCTCCGGTTTCGGTGGGGCGCCGAAGTTCCCGCCGTCGGCGATGCTCGAAGGCCTGCTGCGCGCATCGGAGTACACGGGCGATCCGGCCGGCCTCGATGCGACGCGCCGAACCTGTCACGCGATGGCGCGCGGCGGCATCTACGACCAGCTCGCGGGCGGCTTCGCGCGCTACGCGGTGGACGGCGCATGGGTGGTCCCGCACTTCGAGAAGATGCTGTACGACAACGCCCAGCTGCTCCGCGCCTATGCGCACCTCGCGCGACGCACCGACGATCCGCTCGCCGTCCGCGTCACGCAGGAGACGGTCGCGTTCCTCGACGAGGCGCTGTGGACCGGCACGGGGTACGCGTCGTCACTGGACGCCGACACCGAGGGCGTCGAAGGACTCACCTACGTGTGGCGTCCCACCGAACTCGTCGAGGTGCTCGGGGCAGACGACGGCGCCTGGGCGGCCGAGACGTTCACCGTCACCGACGAGGGGACGTTCGAGCACGGAACGTCCACGCTGCAACTCCTGCGCGATCCCGACGACGCCGCACGCTACGCCTCGGTCCGGCACCGGCTCCTGCAGGCGCGAGCGCAGCGCCCGCAACCCGATCGCGACGACAAAGTGGTGACCGGGTGGAACGCCCTCACCGTCACCGCGCTGGTCGAGGCGGGCGTGGCACTCGACCGTCCCGAATGGATCGACCGGGCAGCCGAATGCGCCTCGTCGTTGCTGAACGTGCACCTGGTGGACGGCGACCTGCGGCGCTCCTCACTCGACGGATCCGCGGCCAATCCGCTCGGCGCTCTGGACGACTACGCGGCGCTGGCCACCGCGCTGTTCACCCTGCACTCGGTGACCGGAGACGACAGCTGGCGTACCGCGGGCACCACGATCCTCGACCGGGCGATCGAGGTGTTCGCGGTGAAGGACGAACCCGGCGCCTGGTACGACGCACATCCGGGAGGCCTGCTGCTGCGGCCGCGGGATCCGATCGACGGCGCGACCCCGTCGGGTGCATCGCTGATTGCCGAAGCCCTGCTGACGGGGGCAGCGGTCACCGATACCGCCGACCAGTCGCGGTACCTGGCGCTGGCCGATGCGACGCTCGCCCGTGCGGGCATCGTCCTCGCCAAGGCCGCGCGGTCGGCAGGCCACTGGCTGGCCGTCGCGCAGGCCTACGTCGCCGGGCCGATCCAGGTCGGCGTCGCGCAGACAGCAGGCAGCGACGGCGGACTCGCTGCGTCGATCCGGCGCAGTGCTCCGGGTGGAGCAGTGGTGCTGGCCGGCGCCGAGGACTCGACGCCGATCCTCATCGGGCGCGGACCCGTGGACCGCGACGGCGGAAGCGCCGACGCCGCCTACGTCTGCCGGGGCGCGGTGTGCGCGCTGCCGGTCACCTCCCTCGACGACGTGGACGCCTGGAACTGA
- the mca gene encoding mycothiol conjugate amidase Mca: MAVHAHPDDEASKAAATLAKYADQGYEVMVVTLTGGERGDVLNPAMDRPGILENLPEVRREEMANAAAALGVQHRWLGYEDSGLPEGDPLPPLPEGCFALVPTEEAAGELVEVIREFRPHVIITYDENGGYPHPDHIACHEVSVAAFEAAGDENAYPEAGAPWTPLKLYYTHGFIRARILRFSEAFEEKGGDNPFADWLAKWKTDQGDLMGRVTTQVECGDYFAQRDDALRAHATQIDPNGFFFAVPLEWQKDLWPTEEFELAQTRVKTSIPESDLFSGIEQA; the protein is encoded by the coding sequence ATGGCCGTGCACGCACATCCCGACGACGAGGCGAGCAAAGCGGCCGCGACCTTGGCGAAGTACGCAGACCAGGGCTACGAGGTGATGGTCGTGACGCTGACGGGCGGGGAGCGCGGCGACGTCCTCAACCCGGCGATGGACCGGCCGGGAATTCTGGAGAATCTGCCCGAGGTCCGTCGCGAGGAGATGGCGAACGCGGCGGCCGCGCTCGGCGTCCAGCACCGCTGGCTCGGCTACGAGGACTCGGGGCTTCCCGAAGGCGATCCGCTCCCACCGCTGCCCGAGGGCTGCTTCGCCCTGGTCCCGACCGAAGAGGCCGCAGGCGAGCTCGTCGAGGTGATCCGCGAGTTCCGTCCGCACGTGATCATCACGTACGACGAGAACGGCGGGTACCCGCATCCCGACCACATCGCGTGCCACGAGGTGTCGGTCGCCGCGTTCGAGGCCGCAGGTGACGAGAACGCCTACCCGGAAGCCGGCGCCCCGTGGACGCCGCTGAAGCTGTACTACACGCACGGCTTCATCCGTGCGCGCATCCTGCGCTTCTCCGAGGCGTTCGAGGAGAAGGGCGGCGACAACCCGTTCGCCGACTGGCTCGCCAAGTGGAAGACCGATCAGGGTGACCTGATGGGCCGAGTCACCACACAGGTGGAGTGCGGCGATTACTTCGCGCAGCGCGACGATGCCCTGCGCGCGCACGCCACGCAGATCGACCCGAACGGATTCTTCTTCGCCGTGCCGCTGGAATGGCAGAAGGATCTGTGGCCGACCGAGGAGTTCGAGCTCGCCCAGACCCGGGTCAAGACGTCCATCCCCGAGTCCGATCTCTTCAGCGGAATCGAGCAGGCATGA
- a CDS encoding queuosine precursor transporter, producing MTDLKRAVFARISSPYFPILTGLFVGIMLISNIAATKAVVLFESWLHFDLGPLHVNGLVTDGAFFLFPLSYVIGDVISEVYGFRAMRRTIATGFAAIVLASLCFWIAIELPAAGFYESQDAFSAVLGAVPQIVAAGLAGYVVGELLNSLILVKMKERAGERHLWARLIGSTVVGEFFDTLVFCSIAATAIGISTWSDFINYVVIGFVWKTLVEIVVMPGTYAVVGYLKRAEPSYREGLAAADQR from the coding sequence ATGACCGACCTGAAACGGGCTGTCTTCGCCCGGATCTCCAGCCCCTACTTCCCGATCCTCACCGGCCTGTTCGTCGGCATCATGTTGATCAGCAACATCGCCGCCACCAAGGCCGTCGTCCTGTTCGAGAGCTGGCTGCACTTCGACCTGGGCCCGCTGCACGTGAACGGTCTCGTCACCGACGGCGCGTTCTTCCTCTTTCCCCTCAGTTACGTCATCGGCGACGTGATCAGCGAGGTGTACGGCTTCCGCGCGATGCGTCGCACCATCGCGACGGGCTTCGCCGCGATCGTCCTCGCCTCCCTGTGCTTCTGGATCGCCATCGAGCTTCCCGCGGCGGGTTTCTACGAGAGTCAGGACGCATTCTCCGCGGTTCTCGGCGCGGTTCCGCAGATCGTCGCCGCCGGGCTCGCCGGCTATGTCGTCGGCGAGCTACTCAACTCGCTCATCCTGGTCAAGATGAAGGAACGCGCAGGTGAGCGGCACCTGTGGGCACGACTCATCGGCTCCACGGTGGTCGGCGAATTCTTCGACACGCTGGTGTTCTGCTCGATCGCCGCCACCGCGATCGGGATCAGCACGTGGTCGGACTTCATCAACTACGTCGTCATCGGTTTCGTCTGGAAGACTCTGGTCGAGATCGTGGTCATGCCAGGCACTTACGCTGTCGTCGGGTACCTGAAACGCGCAGAGCCGTCCTACCGCGAGGGTCTCGCCGCAGCCGACCAGCGCTAA
- a CDS encoding cystathionine gamma-synthase: MTDQGFSTKAIHAGWEPDARTGAVNVPIFASSTFAQDGVGGMRDGYEYARTGNPTRRVLEDNMAAIEAGTFGRAFASGMAATDAMLRAGLRPGDHLVIPNDAYGGTFRLIDKVFSEWGITYSVAPVIDPEAVKAAITPQTKLVWIETPTNPLLNVGDIAALADVAHDAGAKLVVDNTFATPYLQQPLTLGADVVLHSTTKYLGGHSDVVGGAIVTNDEKLDADLAFLQNGAGAVPGPFDAYLTMRGIKTLSVRMDRHCDNAEKLVEYLSSHPKIASVLYPGLEDHPGHAAAAKQMRRFGGMISVRLAGGRQAALDFCAKTKVFTLAESLGGIESLIEHPGAMTHASTAGSLLEVPDDLVRLSVGIEDISDLLADVEQALG, translated from the coding sequence TTGACTGATCAGGGCTTTTCCACGAAGGCGATCCACGCAGGCTGGGAGCCGGACGCCCGTACCGGCGCGGTGAACGTACCGATCTTCGCGAGTTCGACGTTTGCGCAGGACGGCGTCGGAGGCATGCGCGACGGCTACGAATACGCGCGCACCGGTAACCCGACCCGTCGGGTGCTGGAGGACAACATGGCTGCCATCGAGGCCGGCACGTTCGGTCGTGCGTTCGCCTCCGGCATGGCAGCGACCGATGCGATGCTTCGCGCCGGACTGCGCCCCGGTGATCACCTCGTCATCCCGAACGACGCGTACGGCGGGACGTTCCGACTCATCGACAAGGTGTTCAGCGAGTGGGGCATCACCTACTCGGTGGCGCCGGTCATCGATCCGGAAGCGGTCAAGGCGGCGATCACCCCGCAGACCAAGCTCGTCTGGATCGAGACCCCGACCAACCCGCTGCTCAACGTCGGTGACATCGCGGCCCTCGCGGACGTGGCGCACGACGCGGGTGCCAAGCTCGTCGTCGACAACACGTTCGCGACGCCGTACCTGCAGCAGCCGTTGACGCTGGGCGCGGACGTGGTCCTGCACTCGACCACGAAGTACCTGGGCGGCCACTCGGACGTGGTGGGCGGTGCGATCGTCACGAACGACGAGAAGCTCGACGCCGACCTCGCGTTCCTGCAGAACGGTGCGGGTGCTGTGCCGGGACCGTTCGACGCTTACCTCACGATGCGCGGAATCAAGACTCTCTCGGTCCGCATGGATCGGCACTGCGACAACGCGGAGAAGCTGGTCGAGTACCTGTCGTCGCACCCGAAGATCGCGTCGGTCCTGTATCCGGGCCTTGAGGATCATCCGGGTCACGCTGCCGCGGCGAAGCAGATGCGACGTTTCGGCGGCATGATCTCGGTGCGTCTGGCCGGCGGCCGTCAGGCGGCTCTCGACTTCTGCGCGAAGACGAAGGTCTTCACTCTTGCGGAATCGTTGGGCGGTATCGAGTCGCTCATCGAGCATCCGGGCGCGATGACTCATGCGTCCACCGCGGGATCGCTTCTCGAGGTTCCCGATGACCTGGTGCGTCTCTCTGTCGGAATCGAGGACATCAGCGATCTTCTCGCCGATGTCGAGCAAGCCCTCGGCTGA
- a CDS encoding HNH endonuclease signature motif containing protein: MAPPTTDRRTDSDRTPRLAESLQSASRTGLNDAEILATTVELVRLRNLADATLSAVIATAGRVGIPFRKRVTNPAGLLTAIGVPPAIAHRTVRNGAAAERLPAVGSATRNGALSAENADAVGKGIAFIEHRVALDDGELRRITSLLLVQDTPGDVARRARQFAIELAVATDDAERVPAAENAGLNEMSLTVDDEGRINSTLNLDVLTGEELSAAIDPLCRPVLRPDGSPDPRSTSQRRADALGQIVRNYLAGSNRPTSGGVLPHATLIIPAATVDNTGSGHVPSRSVDDVASLGFAGPISPATVSLVLCDAAVSAVSIDKGGAPLDVGREHRLVTPAIRKALTVRDRGCAFPGCGRPASWTDAHHCVPWSEGGETSVDNGVLLCRMHHTMIHHSGWEVFIGEDRQPYFLEPVDPAHPRRRRSPIRSHGRRTMTAHPVADAA; the protein is encoded by the coding sequence ATGGCCCCACCCACGACCGATCGTCGTACGGATTCTGATCGCACCCCACGTCTCGCAGAGTCGTTGCAATCGGCCAGTCGGACAGGACTCAATGACGCCGAGATCCTTGCCACCACAGTCGAACTCGTTCGGCTACGCAACCTCGCCGACGCCACCTTGTCTGCCGTCATCGCCACGGCCGGTCGAGTCGGAATCCCCTTCCGCAAACGGGTCACCAACCCTGCCGGCTTATTGACGGCCATCGGCGTTCCACCGGCTATCGCCCACCGAACCGTCCGGAACGGCGCGGCGGCCGAGAGGTTGCCCGCCGTCGGGTCAGCGACCCGCAACGGCGCACTGTCGGCCGAGAACGCCGACGCCGTCGGGAAAGGAATCGCTTTCATCGAACATCGCGTGGCTCTCGACGACGGGGAACTGCGCCGAATCACCTCACTCCTGCTGGTGCAGGACACTCCCGGAGACGTGGCGCGTCGCGCACGTCAGTTTGCGATCGAGCTCGCAGTCGCCACAGACGATGCAGAGCGCGTTCCGGCAGCCGAGAATGCCGGATTGAACGAGATGAGCCTGACGGTCGACGACGAAGGCCGCATCAACTCGACCCTCAACCTCGACGTGCTTACCGGGGAGGAACTCTCGGCGGCCATCGACCCGCTGTGCCGACCCGTCCTACGCCCGGATGGAAGTCCCGATCCTCGCTCCACCAGTCAGCGGCGGGCTGACGCGCTCGGCCAGATCGTCCGAAACTATCTGGCAGGGTCGAACCGCCCTACAAGCGGTGGAGTCCTCCCCCACGCGACCCTAATCATCCCGGCCGCAACCGTGGACAACACAGGCAGCGGTCACGTCCCGTCCCGCAGTGTCGACGACGTCGCGTCACTGGGCTTCGCCGGACCGATCAGTCCAGCGACAGTGAGCCTCGTTCTCTGCGACGCAGCGGTTTCGGCGGTGTCGATCGACAAAGGCGGCGCGCCACTCGATGTGGGCAGAGAACACCGACTGGTGACGCCCGCGATCCGCAAAGCGCTCACCGTTCGAGACCGAGGCTGCGCGTTCCCAGGGTGCGGGCGTCCCGCGTCCTGGACCGACGCCCACCACTGCGTTCCATGGTCCGAAGGCGGCGAGACCAGCGTCGACAACGGCGTTCTGCTCTGCAGAATGCATCACACGATGATCCACCACTCCGGATGGGAGGTGTTCATCGGCGAGGATCGCCAACCGTATTTCCTCGAGCCCGTCGATCCCGCACATCCGCGCCGTCGGCGGTCACCGATTCGCTCTCACGGACGGCGAACGATGACAGCCCATCCCGTCGCGGACGCGGCGTGA
- the greA gene encoding transcription elongation factor GreA produces MTDTGVTWLTPESFDRLKEELDSLIANRPVIAAEINERREEGDLKENGGYHAARDEQGQQEARIRQLQELLNNAKVGEAPTQSGVALPGSVVTVYFDGDKSDTETFLIATREETSASELEIYSPSSPLGGAIIDAKVGDTREYTVPSGAKISATLVSAEPYHS; encoded by the coding sequence ATGACCGATACAGGTGTGACCTGGTTGACCCCAGAGTCGTTCGATCGCCTCAAAGAAGAGCTGGATTCGCTCATCGCGAACCGCCCGGTCATTGCCGCCGAGATCAATGAGCGTCGTGAAGAAGGCGACCTCAAGGAGAACGGCGGCTACCACGCGGCCCGCGATGAGCAGGGACAGCAGGAGGCGCGCATTCGCCAGTTGCAGGAACTGCTGAACAACGCCAAGGTCGGCGAGGCCCCCACGCAGTCGGGCGTCGCACTTCCCGGTTCGGTCGTCACCGTCTACTTCGACGGCGACAAGTCCGACACCGAGACCTTCCTCATCGCGACTCGCGAAGAGACTTCAGCCAGCGAGCTCGAGATCTACTCGCCGAGCTCCCCGCTCGGCGGCGCGATCATCGACGCCAAGGTGGGCGACACCCGCGAGTACACCGTTCCCAGCGGTGCGAAGATCAGCGCAACGCTGGTCAGCGCGGAGCCGTACCACTCCTGA
- a CDS encoding DUF4307 domain-containing protein: MSKSDGGGQDRVPEGDADPETAPRSGPRATYPVERSRSSRRRWFIGLSVLVVVIGLGLAFVGFRQFGDPDVSGEATAFEIESSNSVFVQYTVNRADPGQAVTCVVRARAQDGSEVGRREILIPAGDQVQVGARTQVLTSRAAVIGEVFGCGATVPPYLQQSA, translated from the coding sequence GTGAGCAAGTCAGACGGGGGCGGTCAGGATCGGGTGCCGGAAGGCGACGCAGATCCGGAAACCGCACCTCGGAGCGGCCCCCGTGCCACATATCCCGTTGAGCGGTCACGCTCGAGCAGACGGCGCTGGTTCATCGGATTGTCGGTTCTGGTCGTCGTGATCGGGCTGGGGCTCGCGTTCGTCGGATTCCGCCAGTTCGGCGATCCGGACGTCTCCGGAGAGGCCACCGCATTCGAGATCGAGTCGTCGAACTCGGTCTTCGTTCAGTACACGGTCAACCGTGCAGATCCCGGTCAGGCCGTCACGTGCGTCGTGCGCGCTCGCGCACAGGACGGTTCCGAGGTCGGCCGCCGCGAGATCCTGATTCCGGCGGGCGACCAGGTTCAGGTCGGCGCCCGCACTCAGGTCCTCACCTCGCGGGCCGCCGTGATCGGCGAGGTGTTCGGCTGTGGAGCGACCGTTCCGCCGTACCTGCAGCAGAGCGCATGA
- a CDS encoding DUF3558 family protein — protein MRQCCVGVAAIATLVSVSSCAIEGQPISVADSGHAGSVIRQADDNGVRLPFETRHANRWNAANDGTTYEPCTAVSGSNLAEAGLVPSTVADAAGTNGQTLRGCTWDYQRSSLGDSWTLTQIVGNSRGLDSEKRLKSTSSDVWLPDREMDSRLVGVHRTNGVWSCDTYVQSGRAAVSTIVNHFGTAKPDPDEICERALAFTRATIDKMPL, from the coding sequence ATGAGGCAATGCTGCGTTGGGGTAGCAGCGATTGCGACGCTGGTCAGTGTTTCGTCGTGTGCAATTGAAGGTCAGCCGATTTCGGTTGCAGATTCCGGTCATGCGGGTTCGGTCATTAGGCAGGCCGACGACAATGGCGTTCGCCTGCCGTTTGAGACTCGCCACGCGAATCGATGGAACGCGGCGAACGATGGAACTACTTATGAACCGTGCACCGCAGTGTCCGGGTCAAATTTAGCTGAGGCGGGTCTCGTTCCCTCTACTGTGGCGGACGCTGCTGGCACTAACGGACAGACGTTACGTGGCTGTACCTGGGACTATCAACGTTCCAGCCTCGGGGATTCCTGGACGCTTACTCAGATCGTGGGAAACTCGCGAGGACTTGATTCGGAAAAGCGATTGAAATCCACGTCCTCGGACGTCTGGCTCCCAGACCGTGAGATGGACTCTCGTCTGGTCGGTGTTCACCGGACGAATGGAGTGTGGTCGTGCGACACCTACGTCCAGTCCGGTCGCGCCGCGGTGTCCACGATCGTCAATCACTTCGGCACCGCCAAGCCTGATCCTGACGAGATCTGCGAACGCGCACTGGCTTTCACGCGCGCTACGATCGACAAGATGCCCCTGTGA